The Anopheles coluzzii chromosome 2, AcolN3, whole genome shotgun sequence genome window below encodes:
- the LOC120951238 gene encoding uncharacterized protein LOC120951238 yields the protein MRHTLETVSTVTIAHPNGCLNRSSTMADGLLHRFSTIGSVIGSSSSTSVPPMETASITQRIHHEPPALLASGKYPVYGPGTGPELYDDEASEYWHGTEGNGAGGFFPSFLPWGPAPLGAHPVPPPLPPPPPPPQPPPAFPLYRGPYGGALYKGLRFKGASVAVLTLLAFLFFLSILQNYIRDYSTTSQPTVILLTAGATKENALQNAIYPYRVRPKIGQRGDEPPRFDDEDDADAIEETTDQGDGPFTGGYRARIRKGTGQHRPHHKGSSGSNSKVSPGNTATVPSSAPFGDIFKVNGL from the coding sequence ATGCGACATACCCTCGAAACCGTTAGTACGGTGACGATAGCTCATCCGAACGGGTGTCTCAACCGATCATCAACGATGGCCGACGGTTTGCTGCATAGATTCAGCACGATCGGTAGTGTGATcggtagtagcagcagcacgagcGTTCCCCCGATGGAAACGGCCAGCATCACGCAGCGCATTCACCACGAGCCACCCGCCTTGCTGGCCAGTGGCAAGTATCCCGTGTACGGTCCCGGCACCGGTCCCGAGCTGTACGATGACGAGGCGAGCGAGTACTGGCACGGAACGGAGGGCAATGGAGCGGGAGGATTCTTCCCCAGCTTTCTGCCCTGGGGGCCGGCACCGCTGGGAGCACATCCGGTTCCTCCACCGCtgccaccacctccaccaccaccgcaacCACCGCCGGCATTTCCACTGTATCGGGGACCGTACGGGGGGGCTTTGTACAAAGGCCTACGCTTCAAGGGTGCGTCCGTGGCGGTGCTGACGCTGTTGgcttttctgttctttttgAGCATTCTACAGAACTACATCCGTGACTACTCCACCACATCGCAGCCGACCGTGATTTTGCTGACCGCTGGAGCAACGAAAGAGAATGCGCTCCAGAACGCAATCTACCCGTACCGAGTGCGGCCGAAGATAGGCCAGCGTGGCGATGAACCGCCCCGAttcgacgacgaggacgatgcGGACGCGATCGAGGAAACAACCGACCAGGGCGACGGACCATTCACCGGTGGATATCGGGCACGGATCCGAAAGGGCACGGGACAACATCGCCCTCATCACAAAGGCAGCAGCGGTAGCAACAGCAAAGTGTCCCCGGGGAATACCGCGACCGTACCGTCCAGTGCACCGTTTGGGGATATTTTCAAGGTAAACGGATTGTGA
- the LOC120951975 gene encoding lachesin-like: MWLLRMNLLLIITLLSVALTLSNAQQASTASPSIVFISPEQIKDIGEQVTLNCSIANVKNYIVGWQKSNRDRTKESNIISLGVQLAVTEDRFRLNFTKENNAANYVLEIHDIVNTDAGLYECQIQVNSTSKITKTVELQVRHPPMLLENQHTNTLTKAEGEDAQLVCRAEGYPRPTISWRREYNAILPIGGQTFTGNELRLNGLRREDRGTYYCTADNGVGRADTKTITLEVEFAPVIRVPRPKVAQALDYDIDVECVVQAFPAPAISWYRDGKQIHNGGSYSISQIGSPDDVTTSVVKIHSVAAEHYGDYVCKATNKVGQAEARLNLFEQNVPNINYSGLKWTNDGTSTRKVVLGHMLIVVTTLLLATLL; encoded by the exons ATGTGGCTGCTACGAATGAATTTGCTTCTCATTATTACGCTGCTGAGCGTGGCGTTGACGCTGT CGAACGCACAGCAGGCGTCCACCGCCAGCCCGAGCATCGTTTTTATCAGCCCGGAGCAAATCAAAGACATTGGCGAGCAAGTGACGCTGAACTGTTCGATCGCAAATGTGAAGAACTACATCGTCGGCTGGCAGAAGAGCAATCGCGATCGGACGAAGGAAAGCAACATCATCTCGCTCGGTGTACAGCTGGCCGTGACGGAAGATCGGTTCCGGCTCAACTTTACCAAGGAGAACAATGCTGCCAACTATGTGCTGGAG ATTCACGATATCGTCAACACAGATGCTGGATTGTACGAGTGCCAGATACAGGTAAACAGTACAAGCAAAATCACCAAAACCGTCGAGCTGCAGGTGAGACATCCGCCGATGCTGCTTGAAAAtcagcacaccaacacactgaCCAAGGCGGAGGGTGAAGATGCCCAGCTGGTGTGTCGTGCGGAAGGTTACCCGCGTCCAACCATTAGCTGGAGGCGCGAGTATAACGCTATCCTGCCCATCGGTGGTCAAACGTTTACCGGCAACGAGCTGCGACTGAACGGACTGCGTCGGGAGGACCGTGGCACGTACTATTGCACGGCGGACAACGGGGTGGGCCGTGCGGACACGAAAACGATCACGCTCGAGGTGGAGTTTGCGCCGGTTATCCGTGTGCCACGGCCGAAGGTAGCGCAGGCGCTCGATTACGACATCGATGTGGAATGTGTGGTGCAGGCTTTTCCTGCACCCGCCATCTCCTGGTACCGCGATGGCAAACAAATCCATAACGGCGGTTCGTACAGCATCTCGCAGATTGGCTCGCCGGACGATGTAACCACGTCCGTGGTAAAGATTCATTCTGTGGCCGCAGAGCATTACGGTGACTATGTGTGCAAAGCCACCAACAAGGTTGGACAAGCCGAGGCTCGACTAAACCTGTTCG AACAAAACGTTCCAAACATTAACTATTCTGGACTGAAGTGGACCAACGATGGCACCTCGACTAGGAAAGTCGTACTTGGCCATATGCTTATCGTTGTGACCACACTGCTGCTAGCAACGCTCTTGTGA
- the LOC120950139 gene encoding xaa-Pro aminopeptidase 1 — protein MQRRKIGFQAGLGSILVLGTLLAMVGQTVANEFQGIRRSKCQQSRDRTQIYEGTDNVLMKRLQALRTEMRARTSTQSAELDAYLVPMYDEHQSQYLMEADQRIRFLTGFTGTIGEAVVLMRSAAIWTDDRYIEQADQELNCAWRLFRTGERPTVAEYLLSELSPEARVGADPQLVPHHAWKALETELSADYIRMVPINRNLVDMIWGGRRPAPRSGAIKVHPVRFAGERWDSKVARLRANLTAMRCDGMIVTSLTEVAYLLNLRGSDIPHVPVFKAYLLVTHRELLLYTNTSRETLGLKNHLKAHSCHNENCVQLRDYGDVWRDLRTLAQHWHRLLVPGAVVFDTGASEAIHATLPRNIVFERPSPIIFLRAQKNQVERQGMRQAHIRDGVAMCEVLSRLEERFIAGDHITELSLAREIDHARKTQNNSEGIAFPTSVAYGVHSSMPNYTPSNRTNIELSEGMVLIDSGGQYEDGTTEVSRTLHLGEPTAEQIRAYTNVLIGMIRLSMLTFPENLKPAELDALARGPVWGSMNDYPHGTGHGIGSYSSVRESPISISYTAKQRFTFKEGYFFSNEPGYYKNGAFGIRLENVLEVVDTGKMHPTGYKFLAFQDVTLVPFEQKMIDRTLLSVPEKKWLNDYNARIRQHVGSELKRKHKMDAFYWMMNKTRHVPEYVTEADYNGVATTRHDHLSIAGALTIGFLLTRFVLN, from the exons ATGCAACGACGGAAAATTGGCTTCCAAGCCGGACTAGGATCCATCCTGG TACTGGGCACCCTTTTGGCAATGGTTGGACAGACGGTTGCCAACGAATTTCAAGGAATACGACGATCCAAATGCCAGCAGAGCCGTGATCGTACTCAG ATCTACGAAGGTACGGATAATGTGCTGATGAAGCGTCTGCAAGCGCTGAGGACGGAAATGCGCGCGAGAACCTCGACGCAGAGTGCCGAACTAGATGCGTATCTAGTACCGATGTACGACGAGCATCAGTCCCAGTACCTGATGGAGGCGGATCAGCGCATTCGGTTTCTGACCGGGTTCACCGGTACGATCGGAGAGGCCGTCGTGCTGATGCGCTCAGCTGCGATCTGGACGGACGATCGCTATATCGAGCAGGCGGATCAGGAGCTAAATTGTGCCTGGCGACTGTTTCGCACCGGTGAGCGACCAACCGTCGCCGAGTATCTGCTCTCGGAACTGTCGCCGGAGGCAAGAGTGGGCGCAGATCCGCAGCTTGTGCCGCACCATGCGTGGAAAGCGCTGGAAACAGAGCTAAGTGCGGACTACATACGGATGGTGCCGATAAACCGCAATCTGGTGGATATGATTTGGGGTGGACGTCGTCCAGCGCCTCGATCCGGTGCCATCAAGGTACATCCGGTACGGTTCGCTGGCGAGCGGTGGGACAGCAAGGTAGCGAGGCTGCGTGCCAACCTGACGGCTATGCGATGCGACGGCATGATCGTGACCTCGCTGACCGAGGTGGCGTACTTGCTGAACTTGCGCGGTAGCGATATCCCTCACGTGCCTGTGTTCAAGGCGTATCTATTGGTAACGCACCGAGAGCTACTGCTGTACACCAACACGAGCCGGGAGACGCTTGGCTTGAAGAACCACTTGAAAGCTCACTCCTGCCACAACGAAAACTGTGTACAGCTGCGCGACTACGGCGATGTGTGGCGCGATTTGCGCACTCTGGCACAGCACTGGCACCGGCTGCTGGTGCCCGGTGCCGTCGTCTTCGATACCGGAGCCTCGGAAGCCATACATGCGACCCTGCCACGGAACATCGTGTTCGAACGACCATCGCCGATTATCTTTCTGCGTGCGCAAAAGAACCAAGTGGAACGGCAAGGCATGCGGCAGGCCCACATCCGGGACGGTGTGGCCATGTGCGAAGTGCTGAGTCGGCTGGAGGAGCGG TTTATTGCCGGTGATCACATCACGGAGTTGTCACTGGCACGCGAAATCGACCACGCCCGCAAGACGCAAAACAACTCGGAGGGAATCGCCTTCCCAACGAGCGTCGCTTACGGTGTACACTCCAGCATGCCCAACTATACCCCCTCGAACCGTACGAATATCGAGCTGTCGGAGGGCATGGTGCTGATCGATTCTGGTGGCCAATACGAGGACGGTACGACGGAAGTGTCCCGTACGCTTCATCTCGGTGAACCGACAGCGGAACAAATCCGGGCCTATACGAACGTGCTGATCGGTATGATACGATTGTCCATGCTGACGTTCCCGGAGAATCTCAAACCTGCCGAGCTCGATGCACTGGCCCGTGGACCAGTCTGGGGCTCGATGAACGACTATCCGCACGGGACCGGCCATGGTATCGGATCTTACTCGTCTGTTCGGGAAT CTCCTATCAGCATTTCCTACACGGCCAAACAGAGGTTTACCTTCAAGGAGGGATACTTTTTCTCGAATG AACCTGGTTACTATAAAAATGGTGCCTTCGGCATTCGACTCGAGAATGTCCTTGAAGTTGTAGACACGGGCAAGATGCATCCAACGGGATACAAATTCCTCGCCTTCCAGGACGTAACACTTGTCCCGTTCGAACAGAAAATGATCGATCGAACTTTACTTAGTGTGCCTGAg aaaaagtGGTTAAACGATTATAACGCTCGCATCCGGCAGCACGTTGGAAGTGAACTGAAACGAAAGCACAAAATGGACGCCTTCTACTGGATGATGAACAAAACCCGGCACGTGCCAGAGTATGTGACGGAGGCAGACTATAACGGTGTCGCCACCACTCGGCACGATCATTTGTCGATCGCAGGTGCTCTAACGATCGGTTTCCTACTAACACGATTCGTTCTCAACTGA
- the LOC120950166 gene encoding coiled-coil domain-containing protein 124 — MPKKMGINPKAAEARERKAEAKKSANEKAAKAAEDAYWADDDKQLAKKKKQKEEEERRKAEAARKKAETKALLEQEMNSIKTTAKVPAPKITRSQIEADLEKRQRAIEASTAVPSKPKVVEKEIPLEENLNRVMADTEVAQTIDQAIAVLSVGDPSADRHPEKRMKAAYKAYEEEELKRLKLENPSLKLSQLKQMIFKNWQKAPENPLNQIRV, encoded by the exons ATGCCGAAAAAGATGGGAATAAACCCGAAGGCCGCCGAGGCCCGAGAACGCAAGGCTGAGGCTAAAAAATCCGCCAACGAAAAGGCTGCCAAGGCAGCGGAAGATGCTTACTGGGCGGACGACGACAAACAGCtggcgaagaaaaagaagcaaaag GAGGAAGAAGAACGGCGCAAGGCGGAAGCGGCCCGCAAGAAGGCAGAAACCAAAGCCCTGCTCGAGCAAGAGATGAACTCGATCAAGACGACGGCAAAGGTTCCGGCACCGAAGATAACCCGCTCGCAAATCGAGGCCGATCTAGAGAAACGCCAGCGAGCCATCGAAGCGTCCACGGCCGTACCGTCGAAGCCGAAAGTGGTGGAGAAGGAAATACCGCTGGAGGAAAATCTGAACCGTGTGATGGCGGACACGGAAGTCGCACAAACGATCGATCAGGCGATTGCGGTTCTCAGCGTCGGCGACCCGTCTGCCGATCGGCATCCGGAAAAGCGCATGAAGGCAGCATACAAGGCATACGAAGAGGAGGAATTGAAGCGCTTGAAACTGGAAAATCCCTCGCTGAAGCTGTCCCAACTGAAGCAGATGATCTTCAAAAACTGGCAAAAGGCCCCGGAAAATCCATTGAACCAAATTCGAGTCTGA